One Delphinus delphis chromosome 3, mDelDel1.2, whole genome shotgun sequence genomic region harbors:
- the ICAM3 gene encoding intercellular adhesion molecule 3 has protein sequence MMPSGPLPRACWTSFISLLLVCCLLPPGTQGQELQLRVEPQNPVVPAGESLLVNCSTDCPSAGLIFLETSLLKELVGRGLGWAAFQLSNVTGDTQLLCSGFCNGSQMIGFSNITVYRFPERVELAPLPHWQPVGENLTLRCMVSGGAPRDHLTVVLLRVEKEVGRQPAGDGEPAEVTVTVLASRDDHGANFSCRTELDLRSQGLALFQNSSAPRKLRTFAMPMTPPRLVVPRFSEVETSWPVDCTLDGLFPASEAQVQLALGDQMLNATVVSHDDTLTATATAKAEQESTQEIVCNVTLGGESRVTRENVKAYSFQGPNLTLKEPNATEGTTVTVTCAAGPRVRVTLDGVPAAAPGQPAHLQLNATAKDDRRTFFCNATLEVHGVILHRNRSDQLRVLYGPKIDRAKCPQRLTWKDRTMHILQCQARGNPNPKLQCLQEGSKFKVPVGIPFLVRLNYSGTYNCQATSSRGTDVLTVMMDVQGRNPIAITIVLGVLTTLGLVIFAAALVCVFGVQKRRDIYHVRQSSTWLPLAPQQPDEAVAVELS, from the exons ATGATGCCCTCAGGGCCGCTGCCCAGGGCCTGCTGGACTTCGTTCATCTCTCTGCTTCTAGTCTGCTGTCTGCTGCCCCCAG GTACCCAAGGGCAGGAGTTGCAGCTGCGAGTGGAGCCGCAGAACCCAGTGGTGCCTGCCGGAGAGTCCCTCTTGGTAAATTGCAGTACAGATTGCCCCAGCGCTGGACTCATCTTCCTGGAGACGTCCCTACTCAAGGAGTTGGTGGGCCGTGGCCTGGGCTGGGCAGCCTTCCAACTCAGCAATGTGACTGGTGACACCCAGCTCCTCTGCTCTGGCTTCTGCAATGGCTCCCAGATGATAGGCTTCTCTAACATCACAGTGTACC GGTTCCCGGAACGCGTGGAGCTGGCCCCCCTGCCCCACTGGCAGCCCGTGGGCGAGAACCTCACCCTGCGCTGCATGGTGTCCGGTGGGGCCCCCCGGGACCACCTCACCGTGGTGCTGCTCCGTGTGGAGAAGGAAGTGGGCCGTCAGCCAGCGGGAGACGGGGAGCCTGCCGAGGTCACGGTCACGGTGCTGGCGAGCAGAGATGACCATGGCGCCAATTTCTCTTGCCGCACGGAGCTGGACCTGCGGTCCCAAGGGCTGGCACTGTTCCAGAACAGCTCGGCCCCCAGGAAGCTCCGAACCTTTG CCATGCCCATGACCCCCCCGCGCCTCGTCGTCCCCCGGTTCTCGGAGGTGGAAACGTCGTGGCCCGTTGACTGCACCCTGGATGGGCTCTTCCCAGCATCGGAGGCCCAGGTGCAACTGGCGCTGGGGGACCAGATGCTGAATGCCACAGTCGTGAGCCACGATGACACACTCACGGCCACAGCCACAGCGAAAGCAGAGCAGGAGAGCACTCAGGAGATTGTCTGCAACGTGACCTTGGGGGGCGAGAGCCGCGTGACCCGGGAGAACGTGAAGGCCTATA GCTTCCAGGGGCCCAACCTGACCCTGAAAGAACCTAACGCCACCGAGGGGACCACAGTAACTGTGACTTGCGCGGCCGGACCCCGAGTCCGGGTCACGCTGGACGGAGTTCCAGCCGCAGCACCGGGACAGCCTGCCCACCTTCAGCTAAACGCCACTGCGAAGGACGACAGGCGCACCTTCTTCTGCAATGCCACCCTCGAGGTGCATGGGGTGATCTTGCACCGTAACAGGAGCGACCAGTTGCGTGTCCTGT ACGGCCCCAAGATTGACCGAGCTAAATGTCCCCAGCGCTTGACGTGGAAAGACAGGACTATGCATATCCTGCAGTGCCAGGCCCGGGGCAACCCAAACCCCAAACTACAGTGTCTGCAGGAAGGCTCCAAGTTCAAGGTGCCCGTCGGCATCCCATTCCTCGTCAGGTTAAACTATAGTGGCACTTACAATTGCCAAGCGACAAGCTCACGGGGCACGGACGTTCTGACAGTGATGATGGACGTTCAGG GTCGGAACCCCATCGCCATCACCATTGTCCTGGGGGTGTTAACGACCTTGGGCCTGGTGATATTCGCTGCGGCCTTAGTGTGCGTCTTTGGGGTGCAGAAGCGGCGTGACATCTACCATGTGAGGCAAAGCAGCACCTGGTTGCCCCTCGCGCCTCAACAGCCCGACGAGGCTGTGGCAGTGGAGTTATCCTGA